Proteins encoded in a region of the Rutidosis leptorrhynchoides isolate AG116_Rl617_1_P2 chromosome 9, CSIRO_AGI_Rlap_v1, whole genome shotgun sequence genome:
- the LOC139867484 gene encoding BRI1 kinase inhibitor 1-like isoform X1, with the protein MEVVNLRDKLQHEQTYMNKQELATLQEIVQNTSPSPPPPTTTTSPPPTTASPIHEFSFAISLHPQKITQNGHNYNTSSNSNSNNNNYKYDKHHSTTTTPSSEPLTAIDLSPADDIFFHGHLLPLHLSHLPISPRSSTNSLDSFTLPMKDILKDQHNPIGNTSFHYHQTNTFQDFNLPNKNANLTRPKSKSFSIFSRPKLKKGSFHDEKEQDQDRNGNNDNSKMKQLKLEVSQLIKRYMKMVRPLLSFQRTKRSNITEFNRQQPHSYSGNLLSSRSSLPVRRGEVSAPASMRTSPANSGVLQISGTVSPAKSTSDNTMEELHAAIQAAIAHCKNSSSMEDTIQT; encoded by the coding sequence ATGGAAGTTGTAAATTTGAGAGATAAACTACAACATGAACAAACATACATGAACAAACAAGAATTAGCAACACTTCAAGAAATAGTCCAAAATACTtctccatcaccaccaccaccaacaactacCACATCTCCACCACCCACAACCGCATCTCCCATCCATGAATTCTCATTCGCCATCTCTCTCCACCCTCAAAAAATCACCCAAAATGGTCATAACTATAACActtctagtaatagtaatagtaataacaacAATTACAAGTATGACAAACACCACAGCACCACCACAACACCATCATCCGAGCCATTGACCGCCATTGACTTATCGCCAGCTGATGATATCTTCTTTCATGGACACCTCCTCCCTCTTCATCTCTCTCATCTCCCCATATCGCCTCGTTCGTCAACGAACTCATTGGACAGTTTTACCCTTCCCATGAAAGATATCCTAAAAGACCAACATAACCCTATTGGCAATACTAGTTTTCATTATCACCAAACGAATACCTTTCAAGATTTCAACTTGCCCAACAAAAATGCTAATCTTACTAGACCAAAGTCGAAATCTTTTTCGATCTTTAGTCGTCCCAAATTGAAAAAGGGATCGTTCCATGACGAAAAAGAACAAGATCAAGATAGAAATGGCAACAATGATAACTCCAAAATGAAACAACTTAAGTTAGAAGTATCTCAACTTATCAAAAGGTACATGAAAATGGTAAGACCATTATTGTCATTTCAAAGGACAAAAAGGTCTAATATTACCGAATTTAACCGACAACAACCACATTCGTATTCGGGTAATTTGTTGAGTTCTAGAAGTAGTCTGCCGGTGAGAAGAGGTGAGGTTTCCGCTCCGGCGTCAATGAGAACATCTCCGGCGAATAGTGGAGTACTTCAGATTTCAGGAACAGTAAGTCCGGCAAAAAGTACAAGTGATAACACTATGGAAGAATTACATGCTGCCATTCAAGCTGCTATTGCTCATTGTAAGAATTCCAGTTCAATGGAAGACACAATTCAAACTTAA
- the LOC139867484 gene encoding BRI1 kinase inhibitor 1-like isoform X2 translates to MEVVNLRDKLQHEQTYMNKQELATLQEIVQNTSPSPPPPTTTTSPPPTTASPIHEFSFAISLHPQKITQNGHNYNTSSNSNSNNNNYKYDKHHSTTTTPSSEPLTAIDLSPADDIFFHGHLLPLHLSHLPISPRSSTNSLDSFTLPMKDILKDQHNPIGNTSFHYHQTNTFQDFNLPNKNANLTRPKSKSFSIFSRPKLKKGSFHDEKEQDQDRNGNNDNSKMKQLKLEVSQLIKRYMKMVRPLLSFQRTKRSNITEFNRQQPHSYSGNLLSSRSSLPVRRGEVSAPASMRTSPANSGVLQISGTVSPAKSTSDNTMEELHAAIQAAIAH, encoded by the coding sequence ATGGAAGTTGTAAATTTGAGAGATAAACTACAACATGAACAAACATACATGAACAAACAAGAATTAGCAACACTTCAAGAAATAGTCCAAAATACTtctccatcaccaccaccaccaacaactacCACATCTCCACCACCCACAACCGCATCTCCCATCCATGAATTCTCATTCGCCATCTCTCTCCACCCTCAAAAAATCACCCAAAATGGTCATAACTATAACActtctagtaatagtaatagtaataacaacAATTACAAGTATGACAAACACCACAGCACCACCACAACACCATCATCCGAGCCATTGACCGCCATTGACTTATCGCCAGCTGATGATATCTTCTTTCATGGACACCTCCTCCCTCTTCATCTCTCTCATCTCCCCATATCGCCTCGTTCGTCAACGAACTCATTGGACAGTTTTACCCTTCCCATGAAAGATATCCTAAAAGACCAACATAACCCTATTGGCAATACTAGTTTTCATTATCACCAAACGAATACCTTTCAAGATTTCAACTTGCCCAACAAAAATGCTAATCTTACTAGACCAAAGTCGAAATCTTTTTCGATCTTTAGTCGTCCCAAATTGAAAAAGGGATCGTTCCATGACGAAAAAGAACAAGATCAAGATAGAAATGGCAACAATGATAACTCCAAAATGAAACAACTTAAGTTAGAAGTATCTCAACTTATCAAAAGGTACATGAAAATGGTAAGACCATTATTGTCATTTCAAAGGACAAAAAGGTCTAATATTACCGAATTTAACCGACAACAACCACATTCGTATTCGGGTAATTTGTTGAGTTCTAGAAGTAGTCTGCCGGTGAGAAGAGGTGAGGTTTCCGCTCCGGCGTCAATGAGAACATCTCCGGCGAATAGTGGAGTACTTCAGATTTCAGGAACAGTAAGTCCGGCAAAAAGTACAAGTGATAACACTATGGAAGAATTACATGCTGCCATTCAAGCTGCTATTGCTCATT